The Nocardia sp. BMG51109 nucleotide sequence TCGGCAACGGATGGTGCACCGCCGTCCGACGGGGTCCACGATTCGACCGACAGTTCGGCGTTCTTCACGCTGCGAGCCGAACGGGTTCCCGGCTGCCCGGCCTGCGACACCGACCCGGGGGGGCGCGACGGCGCGGAAGCGGGCGCGACGGAGTCCGAGCCGAGCGATAGCGCACGCCACGACTCTGCGACAAAGACCTTCGGCAACTCGGCCGGGACCACGAACCGGACGAACGCGACCAATACGTCCAGACGCACGGCCGCGGTACGGCTGCGGGGGGCGCGGCTGGCGTACGGCGAACGGACGCTGTGGCAGGGCCTCGATCTGGAGGTGGAGCCGGGCGAATTCGTCGCGGTGCTGGGCCCCAACGGGTCGGGTAAGACCTCGCTGCTGCGGATGCTGCTGGGGCAGGTACCGCCGAGTGCGGGCACCGCCGAGATCGCGGGTTCGCCTGCGCGCCTGGGTAATCCGCACATCGGCTATGTGCCGCAACAGAAGACGATCGACTCCGGCGTGCAGCTGCGGGGCGTCGACCTGGTCGGGCTGGGGGTGGACGGGCACCGCTGGGGGCTGGGCCTGCGGAGCCGCAAGGAGCGGCGGCGCAAGGTCGCCGACGCCGTGGCGCAGGTCGGCGCCGAGCACTACGCGCACGCGCCGCTGGATTCGCTGTCCGGCGGCGAGCAGCAGCGGCTCCGGGTGGCACAGGCCCTGGTGGGCGATCCCCGGGTGCTGCTGTGCGACGAGCCGCTGCTGAGCCTCGATCCCGCGAATCAGCGGCTGGTCTCCGAGCTCATCGATAAGCGCCGCCGGGAGCACGACACCGCGGTGCTGTTCGTGACCCACGAGCTGAATCCGATTCTGCCGCTGGTGGATCGGGTGCTGTACCTGGTCGACGGAAAGTTCCGGATCGGGACGCCGGACGAGGTGATGACCTCGGAGGTGCTGTCGGAGCTGTACCGCACCGAGGTGGATGTGCTGCGGGTGCGCGGCCGGCTGGTCGTCGTCGGCACCGGCGATTCGGTCGACGCGCTGGGTGTCGCCGGTGGCCACCAGCACTCGCCCGAACCCCGCCACCCCGAGCCGAAGGCGTCGTGATGGACAAGCTGTCCGAGGTCTTCGCGACCATGTTCGACTTCCACACCACCGCCGACCTGCTGTCCTACGACTTCGTCCAGCAGGCGATCATTGCGGCGGCGCTGCTGGGCCTGCTGGCGGGCGCCATCGGGCCGCTGATCGTGAGCCGGCAGATGTCGTTCGCGGTGCACGGCACCAGCGAGCTGTCGCTGACCGGCGCGGCGGCGGCGCTGCTGGCCGGAATCGGCGTGGGTTTCGGCGCCATCGCCGGTTCGGTGGTCGCGGCCGTCATGTTCGGTCTGCTGGGATCGCGTGCGCGCGAACGCGATTCGGTGATCGCGGTGGTGTTGTCGTTCGGGCTCGGGCTGTCGGTGCTGTTCCTGTGGTTGGGCCCCAGCCGCGCCGGATCGAAGTTCTCACTGCTGACGGGTCAGGTGGTCAGCGTGGGCAACGGCGGCCTGACCGTGCTGGCCGCCTGCTCGGTGGGCGTGCTGGCCGTGCTGGCCTTCGTCTACCGGCCGCTGCTGTTCGCCAGCACCGATCCGGAGGTGGCGGTGGCGCGCGGCGTCCCGGTCCGCGCGCTGTCGGTGGTGTTCGCGGTGCTGCTCGGCATCACCGCGGCCTTCGGCGTCCAGATCGTCGGCGCCCTGCTGGTCCTCTCGCTGCTGATCACCCCGGCCGCGGCCGCCGCCCGCCTCACCGCCGACCCGGTCCGCGCCACCGTCCTGGCCATCGTCTTCGCCGAGATCTCCGCGGTCGGCGGCATCCTGCTCTCGCTGGCCCCCGGCGTCCCGGTCTCCACCTTCGTCACCGCGATCTCCTTCGCGATCTACCTGGTCTGCCGCCTGATCGGCACCCGCGCCCGCGCCCACCGCGGCCGCCGGATACCGGCAACCGAGACCCCCGTACCGGCGTAGTCCACTGCTGGACGCCTACCTCGACATGCCCGAGGAGCTTTCCCGGACTATCGAGGTCGAAGGCGGGATGGTCGTCTCCTGCGAGGCGGCATTGCCCAATCCCTCGACGTCGGTTACCGCGCCGTCCGCCGGCATCGGCCCGGGGCCGCCCGCGCGGGCGAGCACCAGGCGTTCCCATCCGGGCTCTACGACCGCACCCCGCCCTCGCCCGCGAGCGCGAACAGGCCGTCGGAGGTCTGCTCGATGAGACCGTCCACGAGCAGCGAGTCCAGGGCGCGGGCACGCTGGCCCGGGTCGCGGGTCCAGGCCAGGTCCAGGGCGACTCGTTCGACCGGGCCGGTGGCGGCGCGCAGGACGTCGAGGAGGCGGCCGCGGGCCTGGCGGTCGGTGCCGTCGTACTTCTGGGTGCGGCGGACCACGTCGGAGGCGGGGCGGCCGGCGGTCACCCAGGCGCAGTGCGGGAGGGGGCAGCGGTCGCAGTCGGGGGTCCGGGCCGTGCAGACCGTGGCGCCGAGTTCCATCAGTGCCGCGGAAAACGTTGCGGCGCGGTCGATTCGCTCCGGGAGCAGGGCCTGGGCCTCGGCCAGGTCGCGGGTGGCCGGATTGCCCGCCTCCGCCCGGCCGTGCGCGGCCCGCGCGATGACCCGGCGAACGTTGGTGTCCACCACGGGAACTCGTTGCCCATAGGCGAAACAGGCCACCGCCCGCGCGGTGTAGGCGCCGATCCCGGGCAACCCCAGCAGCACGTCCACGTCATCGGGCACGACGTCACCGTGCTCGGCGGCCAGCACCCCCGCGCACTCGTGCAGGCGCAGCGCCCGCCGCGGATAGCCCAGCTTGCCCCACGCGCGCAGCACCTCCCCCTGCGTCGCGGCCGCCATCGCCGACGGGACCGGCCAGCGCGCCACCCATTCCCGCCACACCGGCTCCACCCGCACGACCGGCGTCTGCTGCAGCATGATCTCGCTCATCAGAATCTGCCACGCCGACACCCCGGGCCGCCGCCACGGCAGATCCCGCGCCGTCTCGCCGTACCAGTCGATCAGGGTGTCCGAATCGATGCTCACGCACCCGTTCCTTTCCGTTCCGCGCCGAACCACGCCACCGCCTGGCGATACGAACTCTCCCGCTGCCCGATCGCGATGCGCGAATTCACGCCGGCAGCGAAACCCCCTAACCCGGCCTCGGCCGCGGCGCCCCGGGACCGAACGACCCCGGGACCGGTCGTCCGACGTTCGCCGCCGGATGCCGACGGCTCCGGAACAGGCCGCGCATCGTACGTACACCGACCATCCAGACCTGATAGCGAATCAGTTGCCGGAATATCAGATCGCGCCGGATACCACACGGCATTCATTCCTTCACCGCCGCGTCCCGCCGCATGCCAGGGCGTATTTGCCGGACCGTAACCCGAGAGACTCGCGAGTAATGGGCACGCTGTGGAAAATAAGACACATGCCACATACCAACCCGATCAGTGCCTGGAAGGCCCTCCGCGAGGGCAACGACAGGTTCGTCAACGGCACGTTGCAGCATCCTAGTCAGGGTGCGGCCGACCGGGCCAAGCTCGTCGGCGGCCAGCAGCCCTCGGCGATTCTGTTCGGGTGCGGCGATTCCCGGGTCGCCGCGGAAATCATCTTCGACCAGGGTCTCGGCGATATGTTCGTGGTACGCACGGCCGGCCACGTCGTCGACTCGTCGGTCCTGGGATCCATCGAGTACGGCGTCGAGGTGCTGCACGTGCCGCTGATCGTGGTGCTCGGCCACGACACCTGCGGCGCGGTCCGGGCGACCATCGACGCCCTCGACGGCGGCGACGTCCCCGGCGGATTCATCCGCAGCGTCGTCGAGCGGGTCACCCCGTCCATCCTGATCGGCCGGCGCGAGGGGCTGACCGGGGTGGACGAGTTGGAGGCCCGCCATGTGGTGGAGACCGGCCGCTTGCTGATGCAGCGGTCGATGATCATCTCCCAGCGGGTCGCCACCGGCGAGTGCGCGATCGCCTGTGTCACCTACAAGCTCGAGGACGGCAAGGTCCACCTGCACCGCGCCGTGGGCAATATCGGCGAAACCAGCTGAAACCGCACCACTGCGACGTGTGCGAACGCGGCTCCGCGACGTGCCCGGGGCCACGGCCGTTCCGCACCGACACGCCGGGCCGCTGAGCGGGGCCTCCCGGATCGTGCGCTTACCGTTGTTGCGTGCTGGAACCGAATGGACCGCTGCCGCCGGAGATCTATTGGCGCCGGCGCCTGATCGCCATCGCAGCCCTGGTCATCGCCCTCGCGCTGGTGATCTGGCTGGCCGTCGCGCTGCTGCGCGGGGGCGACGACGGCGACGATCCCCACGCCGCCGCGGCCACCGCGTCGACCACGAGCACGGCCGCGGCGAGCCCCTCCGGCACGGCCGGGCCGGGCGCCCCGCCCTCGGGCACGGCCTCCTCGACCGCGACGACGAATGCCACCGCCAGCGGTTCGCCGGCGCAGTGCGCGGACCGGTCGCTGGCACTGAAGGTCACCGTCGAACAGCCCACCTACCCGGTCGGCGGGCAGCCCGTGTTCGGCCTCGTCGTCACGAATATCTCCACCGCCGCCTGTCAGCACGACATCGGCTCCGGACTGCTGCAGGTGACGGTGCAGTCGCTGGACGGCCAGCGGCGGCTGTGGTCCAACCAGGACTGCGATCAGGGCGGTCCGGCCGATGTGCGCGCGCTCGCCGGCGGTGAGCAGGCACGGTTCACCCTCACCTGGTCCGGGACGACCTCGCAGCCGCAGTGCGCCGGCGAGCGGGTCCAGGTCCCGGCGGGCGCCTATGCCGTCGTCGCGCAGCTGGGTTCGGTGCACAGCGCACCGGAGACGTTCAATATCGGCTGAGCCGTATCCGGCCGGCCCCGAACGCGGCCGGCCCCGAACGCGGCCGGCCCCGAACGCGGCCGGCCCCGAACGCGGCCGGACCTGGACGTGGCCGACCCCGGACGTGAGCGGATCGGGACGTGAGCGGATCGGGACGTGAGCGGATCGGGACGTGAGCGGATCGGGACGTGAGCGGATCGGGACGTGGCCGGACCTAGACGTGTGCGGATTCGGCGAGCCGGGACAGTCCCTCCCGAATCTGACGGGCGACCGCCACGTCGATCCCGCCCACCGTCTCGAATTCGGCCGCGGTGGCGGCCAGCAGGCCCGACAGCGAGTCGAACGCCGCCACCAGCGACTCCACCGATCTCGGTGCCACCCGGGGGATCTCGGCCAGCAGCCGGTAGCCGCGCGGGCCGACGCCGACGTCCAGGGTGTCGAGCGCGGCCGGAAAGCCCAGCGGCGGAGCCAGATTGGCCGGTTCCAGCAGTTCCACCTCCAGCAGCTCGGCCAGCTGCCCGAGGGCGCCGTCGACGGCGGCGTCGTCGACCGGCTCGGCCCGCAGGTAGTCGCGCACCACCAGCCGGCGCACCGACTCGGTATCGCCCAGCACCTCGGCCAGTTGCAGCGCCAGCTGGCGGCCGTCGATGCCGAGTTCGTCGACATCGGATTCGATCTCGCGGCCCACCCGCCGGATCAGCTCCAGGCAGTGCACGACGGTGAGCACGTCCCGCAGCGTCGCGTAGTCCTCCAGTTCCACCAGCGACAGCTGCCTGGTCATCTCGTCCAGTCTGGTCCGATAGCGATCCAGCGTCGCCATCGCCTGATTGGCCCGCGACAGGATGACCTCGGACGGCTGGATCAGGTGCCGGTCGCCGTTCGCGTACACGGTCACGATCCCGGTCGACCGGCTCACCGACACCACCGGATGGCCGACCTGGACCGCGGTGCGCTCGGCGGCCTTGTGCCGGGTGCCCGATTCGGCCGTCGGCAGCGCCGGATCCGGCACCAGATGCACGTTGGCCCGGCGGATCCGGGTGCCGTCGGCGGAAAGCACCACGGCCCCATCCATTTTCGACAACTCACGCAGCCGGGTAGGGGAGAATTCGGTGTCCAGGTCGAACCCGCCGTCACAGATCCGCTCGACCGACTCGTCGTAACCGATCACGATCAATGCGCCGGTGCGCGCGAGCAGTATGCGATCGATACCGTCGCGCAGCTGCGTGCCGGGCACCAGGCGCGCGGCGCTGGTTCGCGCCGATTCCCCCGCGGCGACCGGTTCCGGCGCACCGGTCGGCCCGGTATCGAGCCCGGCCGTCACCGTGCCGCGCCCCGGCCGCGACGCAACCGGATCCGGTCCGGCCGCACCCGGCGCGGACCTGCCGAGCAGGTTGGTGACCCACCGGCCTCGGTTCATTCGGCAGCCTCCGCACGCTTGCGATTTCGTTTCGACAACCCACCCCGGGCAATTGCCGCGCGGACACTTGCCACCTCGTGCACTTTCATGGCGATACCGAAGAGATCCACGCCCGGCGGCACCAGCGCCTCAGTGAAACCTAGCCGCTCCGCCTCGGCGAGTCGACGTCCCAGGCCCGTGACGCGCCGGACCTCACCGGCCAGCCCCACCTCACCCAGGATCACCGTGCCGGCCGGCAGCGACTCCTCACGCTCGGCGCTGGTGAGCGCGAGGGCGACGGCCAGGTCGGCGGACGGCTCGGTCAGCCGCATGCCGCCGACGGTCGCCGCGTACACGTCGTGCTTGCCGAGATACACGCCGCACCGGCTCTGCAGCACGGCCAGCACCATCGAGACCCGGTTGTAGTCGAGACCGCTCACCGCCCGCCGGGGCGCCGGCACCGAGGTGCCCACCGTGAGTCCTTGCACCTCGCCGAGCAGCGGGCGCTTACCATCCATGGCCACCGTGATCGCCGTGCCCGGCACGCGGTCGTTGCGGTGATGCAGGAACAGCCCGGAAGGGTCGGAGACGCAGGCGATCCCGTCGTCGTGCAGTTCGAAGCAGCCCACCTCGTCGGCGCTGCCGAAGCGGTTCTTGATCCCGCGCACCATGCGCAGCGTCGAATGCCTGTCGCCCTCGAACTGGAGCACCACGTCCACCAGGTGCTCCAGGGTGCGTGGACCGGCCACGTTGCCGTCCTTGGTGACGTGACCGACCAGCAGGACCGCGATGCCGCTCGCCTTGGCCAGCGAGGTCAGCGCCGCCGTCACCGCGCGCACCTGGGTGACGCCCCCGATCACGCCGTCGGCGTCGGCGGCCAGCATGGTCTGCACCGAGTCGACCACCAGCAGGCTGGGACGCACCTGCTCGACGTGGCCGAGGATGGTCGCCAGATCGGATTCGGCGGCGAGATACACCCTTTCGTGGACCGCCCCGGTGCGGTCGGCGCGCAGCTTCACCTGGCCGGCCGACTCCTCGGCCGTCACGTACAGCGATCGCTCGTCGCGCTGCCGCGACCAGCGATGGGCGACCTCGAGCAGCAGCGTCGACTTGCCCACGCCCGGTTCGCCGGACAGCAGCACGACCGATCCGGGCACGACACCGCCGCCCAGGACCCGGTCCAGTTCGCCGACGCCGGTCGACCGGGCCCGAGTGACCTGCGAGTCGATCGTGGAGATCGGCGCCGCGGCGGTGGACGGCAGCAGCGCCTTGCGCCCGGGCTGCGCCCCGGCCGATACCGGTGCGGCCGCCTCGTCGATGGAGCCCCACGCACTACACCCTGGGCACCGGCCGACCCACTTGGCAACCTCGTGCCCGCACGCGGTGCAGCGATACAGCGATTTCACCTTGGCCACCAGGGCAGCCTAGGGATCGGGTCCGACACAACGGCTCTCGGCACGCGAGCGGGCACGGCTCGGCCGCGCCCGGAGCCCGCGCGCGGCCGACGGCACGGCTGGGCTCAGTGCCCGCCCTTGTGCTCGCCCGCGGCACCCTCGGCGGCCGCCGGGCCGCCTTCCTTACGGGCGGTGTCCGGGCCGGCGTCGACGGGTACGTGCACCGAAACGGTGCCGCTCTCCTTGAAATTGAAGGTGACCTGGTAGGTCAGGCCCGGCGCGACGTCCTTGGTCAGGCCGTCGATCTCGACCAGGACCGGGCTGGCCGGCTCGGCCGGATGCTCGGCCACGCCCAGCCCCTCGGCGTGCGCCGATCCGGTCGACTCGGCATGCGCCGATCCGGTCGGCGCGGCCGAACTCGTCGACTCGGCGGAGCTCGTCGGCGCCGAAGAACTCGACGGGGCGGCGGAACCGGTCGGCGCGGCCTCGTGCGCCGCCGCACCGGCCTGCGGGCCCGCGGCGACGAGCGTCTGCTGGAACTTCAGTTCCGGGTTGGCCGGGGTGATCTTCACCGTGCCCAGATCGCTGGTGATGCTGGCGAGCCGGTCCGGCTCGGCCGCGTCGTTGACGGCGCTGAAGGCGAGAACGGCCTTGCCGCCCTTGGCATTGGTGTACTGCTCCGACTGCGGCAGCAGGATGCGCACATCGCGCAGCGCCACCCGGCCGACATCGGCGGAATTACCGTTCACGGCCGCCACCTGCGAGGCGGTCTGGGACATCTGCCCGGCGCTGCAGCCCGACAGCGCGAGTGCCGCACCCGCGGCGAGGGCGACGACGACAGCGGCACGCCGTGGTGTCTTCGACGCTGTGGTGGCATTCAGGGCAGTCACGGCTTGTCCTCCATGTCGACCGGCTCACTCCACGATGGAGAGTAGTAGTAGGCAGCGTAGTAGTCGCGTGCAGGTGGCTCGTGTCTCGCCTCTATGATTCGACACTCGGGCGCTCGCGACGGAACTCCGCGGCGGGCGGGAGCCGTCCTGCCCGGAAAGTCGTTCTGGCACAAGGGGATGCATACAGATGTCGTTCTGTCAACCCCCACGGCCCTCCCGTTGTGGCCCTGACCTGCGTCGTTGATCGCGCCGTTACCGAGTCGCATGTTAAACTGTGAGCATCGAAAGGGGCACGGGACACATGATTTTTAAGGTCGGAGACACCGTCGTTTACCCCCACCACGGAGCGGCGCTGATCGAAGCTATCGAGACTCGCACCATCAAGGGTGTGCAGAAAGAGTATCTGGTCCTGAAGGTCGCCCAGGGCGACCTCACTGTTCGGGTTCCCGCAGAAAATGCGGAGTACGTCGGCGTCCGCGACGTCGTCGGCCAGGAGGGTCTCGACCGAGTCTTCCAGGTTCTCCGCGCACCACATACCGAGGAGCCGACGAACTGGTCTCGCCGCTACAAGGCGAACCTCGAGAAGCTGGCCTCCGGCGATGTCAACAAGGTGGCCGAGGTCGTTCGCGACCTGTGGCGCCGGGAGCAGGACCGCGGCCTGTCCGCCGGCGAGAAGCGCATGCTGGCCAAGGCCCGTCAGATCCTCGTCGGTGAACTCGCCCTTGCCGAGGGCACCGACGATGTCAAGGCCGAGACCCTGCTCGACGAGGTTCTCGCCGCGGCCTCCTGACCGTGAGTTCACCCCACGACGACGATCACGTCGTCGCGCTGGTGCCTGCCGCCGGCCAGGGCGTACGCCTGGGTGAGTCGATGCCCAAAGCGTTCGTCCCGGTCGGCGGCAGTCCCATGCTCACCCTCGCTGTCGACGGCCTGATCGCCTCCGGGGTCGTGGACCGCATCGTCATCATGGTGCCCGCCGAACTGATCGCCGAGGCGGAGGTGCTCCTCACCACCCGCGCGGCCGCCCGCGCAACGACGGCGCCCGGCGCCCACCCGGGCCACCGCGAGCCTCGCCCCGTGCCGGTGAGCGTGGTGGCCGGCGGTACCGAACGCACCGACTCCGTGCGCGCCGGACTCGCGGCCGCACCGGAGGCGACCCATGTCCTCGTGCACGACGCCGCCCGCGCCCTGACGCCCCCGGCGCTGATCGCCCGAGTGGTCGGCGAACTGCGGGCCGGGCAGCGCGCGGTCGTCCCCGGCGTCCCGGTGACCGACACGATCAAGGCGATCGACGACCGCGGCGACGTGACCGGCACCCCGGACCGCGCGCGGTTGCGGGCCGTCCAGACGCCGCAGGGCTTCGACGCCCGCCTGCTGCGCGACGCCTACGCGCACGACGTGCCCGTGACCGACGACGCGGGCCTGGTCGAACGGCTCGGCGCGAGCGTCCGCGTGATCGCGGGCGATCCCCTGGCTTTCAAGATCACGACGCCGCTCGATCTGCACCTGGCCCGAACACTGCTCGACGAGAGCGGCATTCGCGAGGCGGTGTCCTGATGAGCGGACGCGGCGACACCATCGCGGACCCGCCCGACATCCGGGTCGGCATCGGCTCCGACGTACACCCGATCGAACCCGGCCGCCCCTGCTGGATGGCGGGCCTGCTGTTCGAGGGCGAGAGCGGGTGCGCCGGCCACTCCGACGGCGATGTCGCGGCGCACGCGCTCTGCGACGCTCTGCTGTCGGCCGCCGGGCTCGGCGATGTGGGCGCGGTGTTCGGCACCGGGCGGCCCGAATGGGCGGGCGTATCCGGAGCGGCCATGCTCACCGAGGTACGCCGGCTACTCGGCGAGGCCGGCTATTCGATCGGCAACGCCGCCGTACAGGTCATCGGGAACCGGCCCAAGATCGGGCCGCGACGCGGCGAGGCCCAGCAGGTGCTCGGCGAACTACTCGGCGCACCGGTCTCGGTATCGGGTACCACCACGGACGGCCTCGGGCTCACGGGCCGCGGCGAAGGCGTGGCCGCGGTGGCAACCGCGCTGCTGCGCCGCTGTACCGAGGACTGTCCGGGTTCGCACTGAACCCGCGCGTGCGTGCCCGATCGGTGCGCCCGTACCCTGCAATAAACCGCTCGTATTCTCGCTCTTTGCCCATAGCTAGGATGGCTGGTCGTGACTCTGCGCCTGTTCGACACCGAGACGCGGACCCTGCGTGATTTCACGCCGCTGGTCCCCGGCCGTGCCTCGGTGTACCTGTGCGGCGCCACCGTGCAGGGCGAACCCCATATCGGACACGTCCGCAGCGGAGTCGCCTTCGACGTGCTGCGCCGCTGGCTGGCGGCCGGCGGCTACGACGTGGCCTTCGTCCGCAATGTCACCGATATCGACGACAAGATTCTGCACAAGGCCGCCGCCGCGGACCGCCCGTGGTGGGAGTGGGCCACCACGCACGAGCGCGCCTTCGACCGCGCCTACGAGGCGCTCGGAGTGCTGCCGCCGTCGGTCGAGCCGCGCGCCACCGGGCACATCACGCAGATGGTCGAGCTGATGCGGCGACTGATCGACCGCGGCCACGCCTACGCCTCGAGCGGCAACGTCTACTTCGACGTGCGCAGCTACCCCGACTACGGCAGCCTGTCCGGGCACAAGCTCGACGATGTGCACCAGGGCGAGAGCGCCGGCGAGGGCAAGCGCGATCCGCGCGACTTCACACTGTGGAAGGCCGCCAAGCCCGGCGAGCCGACCTGGCCGTCGCCGTGGGGCCCGGGCCGCCCGGGCTGGCACCTGGAATGCTCGGCGATGGCCGAGTACTACCTCGGCGCCGAGTTCGACATCCATTGCGGCGGTATGGATCTGGTGTTTCCGCACCATGAGAACGAGATCGCCCAGTCGCGCGCCGCCGGCGACGGGTTCGCCCGGTACTGGCTGCACAACGGCTGGGTGACCATGGGCGGCGAGAAGATGTCGAAGTCGCTGGGCAATACGCTGGCGGTGCCGAACGTGCTGAAAACCGTTCGGGCCGTGGAACTCCGGTTCTACCTGGGCAGCGCGCACTACAGCTCGATGCTGGAGTACTCCGATCAGGCGCTGAGCGACGCGGCACAGACCTATCAGCGGCTGGAGGCGTTCGTCCGCCGCACCGCCGAACGCGGCGGCGAGATTCCGGTCGGCAAGTGGACCGACGCATACGCGGAGGCGCTCGACGACAATCTCGGAATCCCCAAGGCACTGGCCGAGATCCACCGCGTCGTGCACGAGGGCAACAGGGCCCTGGAATCCGGCGCCGCCGACACCGCCCGCGAGCTGGCCGGTTCGGTGCGCGCCATGCTGGGCATCCTCGGAGTGGACCCGCTGGATCCGCACTGGGACGCCGCGACGGATTCGTCGGCGGCCCTGGATGCCCTCGACGTGCTGGTGCGCGCGGAACTCGACAGGCGCCAGCGGGCCCGCGCCGACAAGGACTGGTCGACCGCCGACGCGGTGCGTGACCGATTGAAGGAGGCCGGTGTCGCGGTCACCGACACCCCCGACGGCCCGGAGTGGTCGCTGACCGCGGACACGTGAGGGGCGAGGACACGTGAGGGGCGAGGACACGTGAGGGGAGAGGACACGTGAGGGGCGAGGACACGTGAGGGGCGAGGACACGTGAGGGGCGAGGACACGTGAGGGGCGAGGACACGTGAGGGGCGAGGACACGTGAGGGGCGAGGGGCGAGGACACGTGAGGGGCGAGGACACGTGAGGGGCGAGGACACGTGAGGGGCGAGGACACGTGAGGGGCGAGGACACGTGAGGGGCGAGGACACGTGAGGGGCGAGGACACGTGAGGGGCGAGGACACGTGAGGGGCGAGGACACGTGAGGGGCGCCGCCTCCACGCCGGCAGCACGCACGATACGGAAGGCGAACTGATGGCAGGCAATTCGCAGCGGCGGGGCGCAATCCGCAAGGGCAGCAGCAAGAAGGGCGCGACCACGGGCTCCGGCGGTAAGCGCCGCCGCGGCCTGGAGGGCCGGGGTGCCACCCCGCCCGCGCACATGCGCACCAACCACCCGGCCGCCAAGCGCGCGGCGGCCAAGACCGCACAGACGAAGGGCCGCACCCCGGGTCGCCCGTCCCCCCGCAAGGGCGACGACGGTCCGGAGCTGGTGCTGGGCCGCAACCCGGTGGTGGAGTGCCTGCGCGCCGGCGTCCCCTCGACCGCGCTGTACGTGGCGGTGGGCACCGAGAACGACGAACGGCTCACCGAGGCGGTGAAATTCGCCGCCGATACCGGGATTTCGATCCTGGAGGTGTCGCGCACCGATCTGGACCGGATGAGCAACAACGGGCTGCATCAGGGGCTCGCGCTGCAGGTGCCGCCGTACCGCTACGCACATCCCGACGATCTGCTCGACGCCGCCCGCGCGGCGGGGACGCCGCCGCTGCTGGTGGCGCTGGACAACATCTCCGACCCGCGCAATCTGGGCGCGGTCGTCCGCTCGGTGGCGGCCTTCGGCGGGAACGGCGTGGTGATTCCGCAGCGGCGCAGCGCCAGCGTCACGGCGGTGGCCTGGCGTACCAGCGCGGGCGCCGCGGCCCGGCTGCCGGTCGCCCGGGCCACGAATCTGACTCGCACGCTGAAGAGTTACGCCGACGCCGGGCTCCAGATTGTCGGACTGGATCCCGACGGCGACACCACGCTCGACGAATTCGACGGCGGCACACCGACCGTCGTGGTGGTCGGCTCGGAGGGCAAAGGCTTGTCCCGGCTGGTCCGGGAGACCTGCGATGCCATTCTGAGCATTCCGATGGCGGGCCCGGTGGAGTCGCTGAACGCGTCGGTCGCCGCCGGCGT carries:
- a CDS encoding carbonic anhydrase, which produces MPHTNPISAWKALREGNDRFVNGTLQHPSQGAADRAKLVGGQQPSAILFGCGDSRVAAEIIFDQGLGDMFVVRTAGHVVDSSVLGSIEYGVEVLHVPLIVVLGHDTCGAVRATIDALDGGDVPGGFIRSVVERVTPSILIGRREGLTGVDELEARHVVETGRLLMQRSMIISQRVATGECAIACVTYKLEDGKVHLHRAVGNIGETS
- a CDS encoding metal ABC transporter permease codes for the protein MDKLSEVFATMFDFHTTADLLSYDFVQQAIIAAALLGLLAGAIGPLIVSRQMSFAVHGTSELSLTGAAAALLAGIGVGFGAIAGSVVAAVMFGLLGSRARERDSVIAVVLSFGLGLSVLFLWLGPSRAGSKFSLLTGQVVSVGNGGLTVLAACSVGVLAVLAFVYRPLLFASTDPEVAVARGVPVRALSVVFAVLLGITAAFGVQIVGALLVLSLLITPAAAAARLTADPVRATVLAIVFAEISAVGGILLSLAPGVPVSTFVTAISFAIYLVCRLIGTRARAHRGRRIPATETPVPA
- the disA gene encoding DNA integrity scanning diadenylate cyclase DisA, whose amino-acid sequence is MNRGRWVTNLLGRSAPGAAGPDPVASRPGRGTVTAGLDTGPTGAPEPVAAGESARTSAARLVPGTQLRDGIDRILLARTGALIVIGYDESVERICDGGFDLDTEFSPTRLRELSKMDGAVVLSADGTRIRRANVHLVPDPALPTAESGTRHKAAERTAVQVGHPVVSVSRSTGIVTVYANGDRHLIQPSEVILSRANQAMATLDRYRTRLDEMTRQLSLVELEDYATLRDVLTVVHCLELIRRVGREIESDVDELGIDGRQLALQLAEVLGDTESVRRLVVRDYLRAEPVDDAAVDGALGQLAELLEVELLEPANLAPPLGFPAALDTLDVGVGPRGYRLLAEIPRVAPRSVESLVAAFDSLSGLLAATAAEFETVGGIDVAVARQIREGLSRLAESAHV
- a CDS encoding DUF4232 domain-containing protein, with product MLEPNGPLPPEIYWRRRLIAIAALVIALALVIWLAVALLRGGDDGDDPHAAAATASTTSTAAASPSGTAGPGAPPSGTASSTATTNATASGSPAQCADRSLALKVTVEQPTYPVGGQPVFGLVVTNISTAACQHDIGSGLLQVTVQSLDGQRRLWSNQDCDQGGPADVRALAGGEQARFTLTWSGTTSQPQCAGERVQVPAGAYAVVAQLGSVHSAPETFNIG
- a CDS encoding metal ABC transporter ATP-binding protein; translated protein: MRGARLAYGERTLWQGLDLEVEPGEFVAVLGPNGSGKTSLLRMLLGQVPPSAGTAEIAGSPARLGNPHIGYVPQQKTIDSGVQLRGVDLVGLGVDGHRWGLGLRSRKERRRKVADAVAQVGAEHYAHAPLDSLSGGEQQRLRVAQALVGDPRVLLCDEPLLSLDPANQRLVSELIDKRRREHDTAVLFVTHELNPILPLVDRVLYLVDGKFRIGTPDEVMTSEVLSELYRTEVDVLRVRGRLVVVGTGDSVDALGVAGGHQHSPEPRHPEPKAS
- the radA gene encoding DNA repair protein RadA; the encoded protein is MAKVKSLYRCTACGHEVAKWVGRCPGCSAWGSIDEAAAPVSAGAQPGRKALLPSTAAAPISTIDSQVTRARSTGVGELDRVLGGGVVPGSVVLLSGEPGVGKSTLLLEVAHRWSRQRDERSLYVTAEESAGQVKLRADRTGAVHERVYLAAESDLATILGHVEQVRPSLLVVDSVQTMLAADADGVIGGVTQVRAVTAALTSLAKASGIAVLLVGHVTKDGNVAGPRTLEHLVDVVLQFEGDRHSTLRMVRGIKNRFGSADEVGCFELHDDGIACVSDPSGLFLHHRNDRVPGTAITVAMDGKRPLLGEVQGLTVGTSVPAPRRAVSGLDYNRVSMVLAVLQSRCGVYLGKHDVYAATVGGMRLTEPSADLAVALALTSAEREESLPAGTVILGEVGLAGEVRRVTGLGRRLAEAERLGFTEALVPPGVDLFGIAMKVHEVASVRAAIARGGLSKRNRKRAEAAE
- a CDS encoding A/G-specific adenine glycosylase; translated protein: MSIDSDTLIDWYGETARDLPWRRPGVSAWQILMSEIMLQQTPVVRVEPVWREWVARWPVPSAMAAATQGEVLRAWGKLGYPRRALRLHECAGVLAAEHGDVVPDDVDVLLGLPGIGAYTARAVACFAYGQRVPVVDTNVRRVIARAAHGRAEAGNPATRDLAEAQALLPERIDRAATFSAALMELGATVCTARTPDCDRCPLPHCAWVTAGRPASDVVRRTQKYDGTDRQARGRLLDVLRAATGPVERVALDLAWTRDPGQRARALDSLLVDGLIEQTSDGLFALAGEGGVRS